A window of the Salvelinus alpinus chromosome 25, SLU_Salpinus.1, whole genome shotgun sequence genome harbors these coding sequences:
- the LOC139553855 gene encoding leucine zipper protein 1-like, with protein sequence MSENKDITSRHLQHKLQSLGRRLDELEEATNKLQKSEDELLDLQDKIIQAEGSNSSMLGDVEGLRKRLLKIEGKDEEVCKAEDLCRTVREKLEEEESLTQDLKSEIECLQRRMAELEKLEEAFSKSKSDCSQLCLSLNEEKNLTRKLSSELEALKDRVKEVDTSEVRLDRAELFLAGELEKLKGLTQTFLSERKKLLEKQKEDEKLILKLTEKLERQNRIDPVDPRRIEDDLSSGLTGKLGRKKSLDYLKLGDDFGLRNKSENEKNRLEGQEDNKVKELTQEVERLKNRLKQLELVEEDLKNTESKNGELQEKFQQERSRSRALNDQVEQLRMELCGGSSQGNGGPSSPAKVLENGKAENEEINVRGGFRQVKPKYRPAAEPATPKYKSRELSPQHKMETKLRSKELSNSEESSPKSVRRALSPAHKSRRTPKTGTSTASDNGVKEIGRGVEEKTTRGAAHTPVGTSLSDRKKLSVLSRYPPAANDRKVSQKPSESESKVDTFSRLYVGSDSESNNSDVVPESSSKSNSVSPLEKDAFASDLESVDQVQEALPVSNLSKANGSYIAYKSHVSPMVSDHGSEGHSSASETESPGSRPSEPEPVPEVTALSSRTSTTPKCSRYSRVQDSQSEGSSTRSSIDEEQHMLLVAEGESLEPTHTPSGIELRRVCSPREALRSKAVIKPAIVEIDRKEVMISGGGAEPLTSSNGKPKISTKPVLTSSITIYPNDPSSSRTSSRSSSVSSEPPVKERHTSTSNIVIGPSEHRGSISIPYEISIPKREITPWPSMDGPDESGVLGMACAETHLLPRSNFSLQSPETTSDFNNDTESGFESSSSSTTTVTSWRSQHHGHHTSQDDSLPEMRNVTVRSTWKNRGAASVDEPGRGARMYGMGSEDEAESATTWRAYRATTILDTEETVNATRAATSRTAKPSPAELYMRRINNSVVTTRDIAEPVCRRKSSLSPTEGGLRMSIPHEPVSAQKLVPWRTQPMAADDTDLNPGSWRTRPAPGDLDPYESERSSTTDVGSSRGMRTTASRPALLSNRGHAGRAEGRTGRGNRQWSNRQTDD encoded by the coding sequence ATGTctgaaaataaagacataacgAGTCGCCACCTGCAGCACAAGCTGCAGAGCCTGGGGCGACGGCTGGACGAGCTTGAGGAGGCCACCAACAAGCTCCAGAAGTCAGAAGATGAGCTGCTCGATCTGCAGGACAAGATCATCCAGGCAGAGGGCAGCAACTCCTCCATGCTGGGCGATGTTGAGGGACTGCGCAAGCGCCTGCTAAAGATTGAAGGCAAAGACGAGGAAGTGTGCAAGGCAGAGGACCTCTGCCGTACGGTGCGAGAgaaactggaggaggaggagagcttgACCCAGGACCTCAAGTCTGAGATTGAGTGCCTGCAGAGGAGAATGGCTGAGCTGGAGAAGTTGGAAGAGGCCTTCAGCAAGAGCAAGTCGGACTGCAGCCAGCTGTGCCTCAGTCTCAACGAGGAGAAGAATCTGACCCGGAAGCTGTCCTCAGAGCTGGAGGCCCTCAAGGACCGTGTGAAGGAAGTAGACACGTCAGAGGTAAGGCTGGACCGGGCAGAGCTGTTCCTGGCCGGGGAGCTGGAGAAGCTCAAGGGCCTCACTCAGACTTTTTTGAGTGAGAGGAAGAAACTCCTGGAGAAGCAAAAGGAGGATGAGAAGCTTATACTAAAACTGACAGAAAAGCTGGAGCGTCAGAACAGGATTGACCCGGTAGATCCCAGACGCATTGAAGACGACCTCTCATCCGGCCTGACCGGCAAGCTGGGGCGCAAGAAGAGCCTCGACTACCTGAAACTGGGCGACGACTTTGGGCTAAGGAACAAGTCCGAGAATGAGAAGAACAGACTTGAGGGCCAggaagacaacaaagtcaaggaactCACCCAGGAAGTGGAGAGGCTGAAGAACCGTCTGAAGCAGCTGGAGCTGGTGGAAGAGGATCTTAAGAACACAGAGTCCAAGAATGGAGAGCTGCAGGAGAAGTTCCAACAGGAGAGATCCCGTAGCCGAGCACTCAACGATCAGGTGGAGCAGCTTAGAATGGAGCTGTGTGGAGGCAGCAGTCAAGGCAATGGAGGACCTAGCAGTCCAGCAAAGGTCCTTGAGAATGGCAAGGCAGAGAATGAGGAGATCAATGTCCGGGGTGGGTTCAGGCAGGTCAAGCCCAAGTACAGGCCTGCTGCAGAGCCAGCCACCCCCAAGTACAAGAGCAGAGAGCTGTCCCCGCAGCACAAGATGGAGACCAAGCTGAGGAGCAAAGAACTGAGCAACTCTGAGGAAAGTTCTCCAAAGTCTGTCAGGAGGGCACTCAGTCCTGCACACAAGAGCAGGAGGACACCCAAGACTGGAACATCAACTGCCTCTGACAATGGAGTGAAAGAAATAGGCAGAGGGGTAGAGGAGAAAACAACAAGAGGAGCAGCCCATACTCCTGTCGGCACATCTTTGAGTGACCGCAAGAAGCTCTCTGTTCTTAGTCGCTACCCTCCAGCAGCTAATGACCGGAAGGTATCTCAGAAACCAAGTGAGAGTGAAAGCAAAGTTGATACGTTTTCTAGATTGTATGTCGGTAGTGACAGTGAGTCGAACAATTCTGATGTGGTGCCTGAAAGCTCAAGCAAGAGCAACAGTGTCTCCCCACTTGAAAAGGATGCGTTTGCGTCTGACCTGGAGTCTGTGGACCAGGTTCAAGAGGCTCTTCCAGTGTCAAACCTCTCCAAAGCCAATGGCTCGTACATTGCCTACAAGTCCCACGTGTCCCCAATGGTCAGTGATCATGGCTCTGAGGGCCACTCCTCAGCCTCTGAGACTGAATCACCTGGGTCCAGGCCCTCAGAACCAGAACCTGTGCCTGAGGTGACAGCACTGAGTAGCAGAACCTCCACCACTCCCAAGTGCTCCAGATACTCTCGCGTACAGGACTCTCAGTCAGAGGGCTCCTCCACCAGGAGCTCGATTGACGAGGAGCAGCACATGCTGTTGGTTGCAGAAGGAGAATCCCTGGAGCCCACTCACACCCCGTCAGGTATAGAGCTCCGCAGGGTCTGCAGCCCACGGGAAGCCCTGAGGTCAAAGGCAGTCATCAAGCCAGCCATCGTGGAAATTGATAGGAAGGAAGTCATGATATCCGGAGGTGGGGCAGAGCCCTTGACCTCCTCCAATGGCAAGCCCAAAATCTCCACGAAACCAGTCCTGACCAGTAGCATCACTATCTACCCCAACGATCCCAGCTCTTCCAGGACCAGCAGCCGCAGCAGCAGTGTATCCAGCGAGCCACCAGTCAAGGAACGCCACACGTCCACCAGCAACATCGTCATCGGCCCCAGTGAGCACAGGGGAAGTATCTCCATCCCCTATGAGATCTCCATCCCCAAGAGAGAGATCACACCCTGGCCGTCCATGGATGGCCCTGACGAATCAGGGGTGCTAGGGATGGCCTGTGCAGAGACACACCTACTCCCCCGAAGCAACTTCAGCCTCCAGTCACCGGAGACCACCTCCGACTTCAACAACGACACAGAGTCGGGTTTCgagagcagcagtagcagcactaCCACCGTCACCAGCTGGAGGAGCCAACACCATGGCCACCACACCTCCCAGGACGACAGCCTCCCAGAGATGAGAAACGTGACGGTGCGAAGCACCTGGAAGAACAGGGGGGCGGCATCCGTGGACGAGCCTGGCCGGGGGGCCAGGATGTACGGGATGGGCTCTGAGGACGAGGCAGAGTCGGCCACCACGTGGAGGGCTTACCGCGCCACCACCATTCTGGACACGGAGGAGACGGTAAACGCCACAAGGGCTGCTACATCACGGACAGCCAAGCCTTCCCCAGCAGAGCTGTATATGCGCAGGATCAACAACAGTGTGGTGACCACCAGGGACATCGCAGAGCCAGTGTGCCGGAGAAAAAGCTCCCTGTCGCCCACTGAGGGAGGTCTGCGGATGAGTATCCCCCACGAGCCTGTCAGCGCTCAGAAGCTTGTTCCCTGGCGGACACAACCCATG